DNA from Daucus carota subsp. sativus chromosome 1, DH1 v3.0, whole genome shotgun sequence:
GGCGTTTAATTGTTACGCAGGCATTACATGTGCATGTTTGCCTGTGCTTAGGACCCTTGCCGCCTGGGGACTGAATACACACGATGCATGTACAGCCAGGCCTATGGCGTGGATGTTTTGATGTGGTCCGGGATAAAGGGAGGATACCACCCTTTTCATGGATAGCTAAGTTGGCAAGCTCATTCAACCCCTCCAAAGCATCCACTGAATCTGGCTCGTcttgtttcttgaatttttgtttcttggctgcaatataaatatgttaccaccataataattattttctgGCTCCCCTAGGAATGGTGGTTTTATATTTGTCTGTACTTTATGATAGCATGGgagataaaataaataaagtttaatataattttatattagtggGCACAAGAAATGGCAAGGGAGTTGGATGATGTATATACAGTTTGGTGTTTAAAAGAGGAAGTGGATAGAAAGTACGATGACGAGATTAAAAATCATCCAACTTTCTATTATCAATTCCTGCAAATTTAAACTTGCTACATACATTAAGCTCTTCAAGTAAATATCAATTACCTGTAATTAGCAGATCCTCCAGCTCTTCTGGTATCAACTCCTGAGCCACAGAACACAAAGATCTAGTAGCCAACAAGAAACAATCATTACTTAATTAGTTAACTCTTGTATGCCTTCTTGAATTGCAGTAAACTCTTTTTGCCAAAATTTGAGGCATTAGGTCATGGAAAATGTCTTCGTAGCTGAAACAGCTTATACATCAACGAGCTTCGTATAGTAATTACAAGTAACTTGTTGTTGTTCTTTCAGCCAGATCTAAACCACCAAATATTTGCATGACAATGCAAATGGGTAATTTTTGTTTCGTCTATCAGAACTGTGTGTAAGTACTACCCTTATTCCCCCAAATTATAAAACTTGAGAGATTTCGCTTGGAGTGGGACAGAAAGAATAATTTACAGCCAAGTGACCAACAAACTTGATAATACAAAAATACAAAGCTTCATGAATCAGATGAAGAAAGTTGTAGACACAAACAACACCAAAAATAGGTTAACTACCTAAGGTACACTAAATTGAACACGTGCAGGTACAATGACTTATATACTGAAAGATTTCACTATCCAATCATAATTCAGAATTACAAGTTTACAACCAGCCCAAAGTAACAAGCGAACTTAGGCAACTTGCATGTCCTTGCCAATTGCAGAGGTAACTTAAACAAAATAATGTGGTCGACACAGATTCAAACGTCCCTTACAAAGTAAAGGATTTCAATATCATAAGACCTAGGTTTGaaatgaatgcaaaaaaaaaagattctgTCAACTGGTCTAGGGTTAAGTCAAGAAAAGGCACCACAATTTCGGAAAAATGGAAATCAAAATTCAGAAAGAAACAAATCAAATTGCACCATAAACCTTCAGAATGCAGTGCTGACATAAGAGGCATACAAATATAGACAAACTCATTTAGATAGGCATCCACTTGTTATATACACTTTCTATACACAACCAATCAAGCTGTCAAAATTAAGGGCAACTATTATTATAGTGTACTGGGTGTGTACTCATGTACTGTACCTTTCTGGATCCCAGGAGTTCTTATAGCAAGTCCATCTTGAGGGAAGAAGGATATCACTAGGAATTCTACGCCATTTACAGCAATCTTCGCACTGAGCCCACTGGAACTTTCTACTAACAGAAATGTGACGTGTTGCATTAGATTGTGTGGCAAAAGAAAGTACTTTAAATCAAGTCAATCAAAGATAAAGCTTTCACCTTAGTAAAATTGATATACATATTAAAGCAACTATGAGTCTATGACTTAATTTCACCATGTTATGAACATtcaaaattactccctctgtcccataatCCTTATTGCCCTTGCCTTCTTATGCATTTTAAGATGAATAAAAAACATACTTACACATCATATTTTCAACCCTTCTTTTACACATTTTAAGATGAATAAAAAACATACTTACACttcatattttcaaatttctttttgtacaaaagtaaaatattcaaacttctatacaaaaataaaatatttatgcattactatatttaaaacaaaacaaaaattatgggacagagggagtattaatgtATCATTAATTTACAAACTGTATATGTCCACATTGTATCCCATGACTTAAAACCTACCGGACTTTAAttagaaataaagaaaatactGACTTACCCCACACAGTCTGTCGCTAAAATGGTTGGCCTTCCAATAACTGGTGGCTCCTGCAAAAACAATTCATGTTAGATTCCAAAAGAAAATACCAGGTTGACAACATCTAAAAACTGTAAAGGAGTATTAGGTAGGCTGGAAGAAGAAAACTAACACTTGACAATAATTACCTCAACAAATACTATATAGTAGAGACCTTCCCATTGTATGTTGAATGTGTAGcaagtaaattataaaaattaaaaatcaaaaaaagttTAGCAGGAATGAAAACTCCTTCTTTCCTAGTTCTTTGTCATTATTCTGAACACccaaattatacaatatttCAGATACTataagaatatataaatatatacacatttgCCAACAGGctataacatatatttacttAGACAGCAGTAGAACTTGATAACTAGAAATAGACTATAGCATATAATCCAAACAGaataatgaatatcagaataaATGTAACACAGTGATCTTGGTGTTGATGAATGATGAGTAGTACAGGTGGAGCCCTTAATTGAAACAAATTATACATGAAGATACATAGTCAGTACCTCGAATTCTGCAATTTCATTGCCATCAATTATCACAATCTGGGGAGCATAGTCAGAAGGGGGACGCAACAACCCTTGAACTTCTTTCAATGTGATCTCAAGCTCTATAATTTGATTGTTTCCCATGCGCAGGCGTTTACTATTTGATCCAAAAGTGCTGTTCTTCTTCTTACTAAGGAATATTTCACCTCCAGGTACATCATTCTTTGCAGTTTTAAAGTTGTCAGCCTCGGTCCATTTATTTTTTGGGTCAGCTGAGTTGGCCTGGCTAGTTGTCAGAAGGCTTGATGATATCATATTATCTTCAACATGAATAGGAGCAGAAAAACTTTCACCAGGTCTACTAGCTCTTGTAGTAACCTCTCTGTGTGTTGAGAGTTCGTTGCCAGTATTAATGGATTCTTTGCTCTGTGAATCAATAAAAAAAGGTCTTTTGTAGTAGGATGGTAAGATACTTGATATTCCGGTAACACTGTTTAAAGCAAATTACTGAATAAATGTGTTCATCTTTATATAGTCAAACACATCAGCAGCACAGAAGTAAGAAGTGTAATAAATTATACTGTAATTCATTTTAATGTAAAAAAGGTAAATGCTAGATCTCTCACATAATTACCACATTTAGTGCAAACACACTTACTGATATCTACAgaataaaataaacaataacCTGGTTTCCTGGAGGAGTCGAAGACTTTCTGCCTCCCATGACCAGCGTTCCTTCTGGTTCTAACCTGCAAAATGTAActggaaaaaagaaaaacacatCTCAGACACAAACACAGCATAGTAAAGTAGTGAACTTTCTCTACGTGGAGCCAGAGAACTTGCCTGAAGAACAATAGATCAAAGCGAACAGTAGTACTGTCATTTATAGAAGGTTGAGTGCAATATCATTTTTCTTGAGCAATTTTAAGTGTCTAACCAACGAAACATACTACGTCTGTCAATAAAAACGCATCCAAATGTTCTTTTTGGATGTTTATAAACAATTCCCTCTTTACAATTTTcgattattttatcatattccTCCCATCATACCCTCACaacttttatttgatttctCTATAAATGAACAAgttcatataaaaatatcatatagTAATCACAAAAGAGGTGTACTGTGTTCATAAACAGATAATGAGAGCATAAATTTAAGTTTTTCAGAAGTATTAATAGGTAGTATATTATTACGTAAAATAATAGACAAAATGAAACTTGAAATGATTAGGCTATGATGTGCTTAAATTTTTTACCTGTGTCCCCTGCAACCAATTGCATAGACTGTATGCAAGGAGTCACTCCCTCTAAAAGATACATTCTGCTATTATTGTTGGGCCAAAATCGGAAGTGAAACATCCATTCGTTCCCTTTCATATCTTTCATCATAAGAGGTATTCCTTCCGGATTAGAAATTTCTGGAAGGTAGGCCTATAAAAATGTCATTGTAGCAAATTAACATGGGCACTACATCTAATAACACTTTAACTTGATATTTCTTTCTTGCCTTGCATAATATGTAGTAGCACTAGGTATGCATTAAGGGAACATGATTGTCTTGCATTTTCTGTATGCTCTTGTTATGATAAAGAAAACTGTGAAGCAACAGTCACACACTAGGATGTAGGGTTTAGTTTACAAGTCTTAGACAGGCCTAGTACAGGTCCAAGGACTCATTCTTTACAGCATATTTCAGAACatgacaaaatttatatgaCACGTCCACCCACAAAGCCCGAAAACTTTTTACTATTAGTAAAATTAGAACAATAAAAAGAATACAATATATAACTTACTTATAATAAGTGTAAGGCTAGAAATTGGGTTCATCATGCTAGCATATTAAATGTATTAATGTTCTATCAAATCTTGGCTTGACCAGCAATTGGTTGTTAACACATGAAACACAGTAGAGCAGAAACATATGTGTAGCTTTCTGAAGAGAGGCTTAATGCAGGTGCTCTGCTAACAAAATAGTTAGAAACGGAAGAGGATCACCTTGACTCGGTAATAATTCTCTATACATTCTTCACTCTCcccttttttcaaataaataaaaagataatattacaTCCATTACACCCATTATTAGCAGTTAAAATTTTTTAAGCAGATAATTGAAAGCCATGCTGCTTAAGTCAAATAATatcttaagaaatatatatttacctCTGCACATTTTTTTGGAAGAACTAAACGGCTCATCCGTCCAGCATCACTAGCACTTAATGTCTTCTCAAACAAAAAAGTAACTGCAGTCCTGGGACTTAATTGGTAAAGGTTAACATATTGCTAGGTGGACGAACATATATACAACTAATAGGAAGATCAGAATGAAGAGTACTGTTGACATTTGATAAAATGAACACAAACATTTTTTAAAGAGGATACTGTCCAGATATTGCCTGAAGCTCCTGGTTAGTTATTCTAGGCCCGTTACTCAGAGGTAACTGGCTCTGAGCTTCACCACCTCCTCGGGGATTTCCATTGTGTGTTTGAGCTCTACTGTTTGATTCAACTCCACTAGAGCTagggaaaaaattatttatcgcAGGTGGAGGGATCACACATGCATTAATCCCTGATACCTTGTCTTTCTCTGTTATTTCTCGTATAAATTCTGGATTAAGACCCGGACAAAAATGAGAAGTCTGAGTTGAAGGCTCAAGAATCGAAATGTTTGACTGCGGGGTAACATTTGGATTAGTAGTAGGTTGCTCTTCATACTTGGATCCTGTCACAAAATAGTCTCAACAAGTTTAGCACAGGTCAAGTGTGAAATAAATGAGGTTAAGCGGTCTGATAGCACAAAGATAGACCAATAAATTATTTAGAGGCTTGTACCAGAAACATCATTCCCCACATTCTCAAGTGCACCACCACTCGGACTCCCATTTGTTATTCTTCCCGAGGACtcccattttttatttttatccagGGAACAGTTTGGCGCTCCTTTGTGGGCATATAATCTATCAATGCCACCCAGTACCTCAACTTGAGAGGGAATCTTTAAATTCAGTTCCACCTTTGAAGTATTTTTATTGAACCAACTAGGTGCTTCTCGCCAAGGTACAGGTCCTGATCCAACTATTGAACTCCAATTTTTTACTAAAAGATCCTTCACTTCATCAGGGCTGCTTCCATGATAGTAAAGAGGTGGAGGCCATGCAGGATTGGGGGTCTGGAAGAGAAAAGATTCAGAAAATAATGATTATCAGTGAACTTTTAGAGGACATATTAAGATTTATTTCCTTTAgtataattaattttacaaTATATTACATCTCAGCAGAGATTTTTCTTTCAGACTAAAAACTAAATTGCTCGACCCCcatatttttctttcctttAGCATCTAATATTTGTTTCCCAATTGTTCTCACTCCCAGAATTAGTAATTCATCATGTTAATCAAACAGGTCTAGGTTCAACATGGGATATATGTGAGAAGTACTGTTAATAAAGCATGAACAAAATCAATCCTCTGTAACAGAACatcaaaaagaaattatattagtAGAGCATTTATTAGCATGATTAACATTTAACAGtgaactaaaaaaatattactaaacTATAAAGACTTACCAGAACAGAACTTTTTTTCACACAAGCCATACACTTGATCCCACCCGCATCCAGTAGTATAAACATATGCCGAGAAACAACACACCCGCAGTGTATTTGCTgcattaagaaaaacaaaaatccCTTCTAAAGTAAGATATGAATGTATATTACAACATCTAGATTAGGCTATGAAATACATACTAAAGAGTAAGGAAAACTATCTCTAACCTTTCCGCAACATTCACAACACCTCCAACCAGAAGCAGTCAAGTGAAAGACCTCACAAAAATTGCCATCCTCATATGCAGAACTACAGATTatacaaaagaaaaagagagactCATACAAATAGCTGAAGAAGGATATATCTGCAGACAGAACATGGTGGAAACATCTGCAGACAACAATTCTACATTGACCATGCAGAAGTTATGGAAATTAACATTTGAATCATCAAGCAGATTTACTTGGCTATGATAATTCCTACAGTTAAATTTCACGTCAAAAATTAGCAAaactttaagaaaaaaaatatttagtgaGTTTACATGTAATTTTTTGCTTTTGCACATCTCTAATTTCTTTTGTAATTGCACTCTTCACTCCTATATTCATGTCCATCTTAGAGTTTTTTTGTGatgtaataattttaatcttttataAAGATAAACTGAAAAACTATACCCATAAGAAACTATAATTCACAAACTacaacaaaatatcttaaaacaTCGGAAAAGAAAAGATAAATTGATAGTAGGACTAATAGtaagcaacaaaaaaaaaattcagcctTCAAAACAAGGAAAATATAAGATCagcaatataaaaataaaatcagaatTTTGCATAATATGTCAGGCATTATTAGTAAGTGTGCTAAGTGTAGTAGACAGGAGTAAAACACTTGGGTTGCACTTATAAAATGCTTACGAGTTAAGAACAAAACCTAAAAATTCAGatttataaatcatataaataagCTCCATTCAAATTTTGGAATGGACACTATTTTAGCTGAGCATCTTTCAAAAAGCCTTTTAGTTGTTGCAAGAAGAAATTTAATGGTTCATATATCTAGCAAATTGACAAAGTAAGAAAAAACAAAGTTATATAAACACCAAATAAAACATCCATAGAAGCAAGAACTTCATTTTTTCTTTCTGTTAATCGTAATATCCTAGACATACAAGACCAGTCTAAAAACCATAAAATCTCCCCAGCGATAAATTCATGAACAGTTTCCTCAATTTATTATATCTATTTATCTAACACTTGCAACTTATACCCCCCACCCCACACACATACCCCACATGTAAGGTTTCAGTAACCAATACCAGAGCACAAATGTCTGGTAATCTTTTCCAGAAGAACAAAATTCTGCTTTAAGACTGTAAATAAGTATAACTAAATATAACTCGGAACTCAAACGAATCATCTCGAAAGCTGTAACATGTATATAATTTAActaccaaaaacaaaaaataatctcgtaaactaaatataattgtaAGAGAATCAGCTGCTCAAAATATCCAGAAACGGATTACAATTCAAGTAGAGTATTACTCACAAAATTGACAAGAGAACAAGGTCAAACACAGTAAATATAAGTCCACAGTCAAGTACTCAAGTGTCAACACAGTAACTATACAGTATACACAGTACTATAGCAAAATTAAGTACGAGTATAAACACACATACGCGCATATAGGGGAGAGTAAGCGAgcgagagaggggggggggggggggggggggggaggagagagagaggggggggagggggggggagagagggagagagagagagaggacaTACGCGCACCGAGGACACAGGTCCGCGAACTGTCCAGTTTCGCAACGCCAGCCTCTGCCAGATCGCTCCGTCACTGGTTGTTTGCACATTGGATTGAAGCACAGCGCCATTGCTGAGAAACctggagagagacagagagagagagggagagagagaaggagggagagagagagagagagagaccgtACACACCGATACTCCACTAACAAATTATCATTTATACTTGCAAAAAGTACATATAAGTATGTAGATGCTGTGTAAATATATGATTGTACTGCGGAAAGCTTTGGTGAATTTAGCTTGAGAGAGTACAAGTTGCAGAGAAAGGCAAGCGGTTGAAGATTTGTAGAGAGAGAAAGGACGGATTTCTGAAAGCTTCAGGTTTTTgttaagagagagagaggagtgaTACAGAATATATATGTGTTGATGTTGATTATTTTATACGTGAGCCAAAAGTGTGGTAAAAGTGTGTGTTTACTGTACATGATGTCCCCAGCCTATGCTCCTCACATTTTTAGGTTTATAAATCAGTATTAGTTTATGGGTTTGTCTGGTGTGTGAGTATAcgaaaatttatgaatttgaatGTTTTTGATTGGTACGATTGTTATAAACACAGGGTTGTCCATCACTAGTAGAGAGTATaattcaatcaaaaattttcaaatttatagattttacaCTTAGTATGTGCTTATGGCGCACCATAAAAAAACCCTTAATTTATGTTTTCCGGAAGAAAAAAATGTGTTAATCTAATCTAATGCACAAATTATCTCATGTGACAATAACTAATAATTTCAATGTATGTGTCGATTATTTAAGTTCatccacatataatatttttatctatTTCAATGAACGGAATTTTACGATGACAAAATTAGGTTTATCAAAATTTCTTATGTATACATTGTTATCAATTTTAATGGccattcaaatatttatgatcTAGCATCTTCTTCGAATTTACCCAAGTATCTTACGTAAAGGCCGAGTATTTTTTTCTTGCGATCTCGTCATGTTTTCAAGTCTATCCAAACTCGTGACGTGAACGATTTTATCTATCAAATTGGCATCCGTTTCTTTTCGATCTCGCAGCTTCCTCAAGTCTATCCTGACTTCTCACCTAACATTCTTATCCACtttgattaatatttttctctttttcaatcacttgatatttttaatttgaattcttTATGTaaatattcttatatattttgatcAGCATtcattctttttcaatttcGCAACTTCTTCAAAATTTAAGTTCCTTTAAAAAATATCCCAAAATTAGGTTTATCAAAATTTCTTATGTATACATTgttatcaattttaatggtcattcaaatatttatgatcTAGCAGCTTCTTCGAATTTACCTAAGTATCTTACGTAAATGCCGAGCATTCTTTTTCTTGCGATCTCGTCATGTTTTCAAGTCTATCCAAACTCGTGATGTGAACGATTTTATCTATCAAATTAGCATCCGTTTCTTTTCGATCTCGCAGCTTCTTCGAGTTTATCCCGACTTCTCACCTAACATTCTTATCCACTCTGATTaatatttttctctttttcaatcacttgatatttttaatttgaattcctTATGTaaatattcttatatattttgatcAACATtcattctttttcaatttcGCAACTTCTTCGAAATTTaagtttcttaaaaaaatatcccATCTTCTTTGATAAAtcttaaatgaaaaatattggaTACGTTTCTTATATTAATCTACATCTAATGTTCTTGATGAATGCCTTCGTATATGATAGATGTATAATAGCAGTCTAATTTGTTAATCACTTTGTTTTATTATACAAGTCATTTGACTAACATGCTTTTTAAGAGTAGACGTTTGATTTCAATTTGAATCACGAAAAATGAGATAGcgaataaattaatatataaatgtgtAATTGCAATAATCCTAGGTAGatgttataaaaaattatatagaatacATTAAGATTTTAAACTTCAAGCATGCAAAATGCAAATAACTTTAAGTTTAGCGTCTACCTTGACCTAACCCGATTGTACAATTACAATGctagaaatttaaatactttGTTCTCTAGCTCATTGGATCAAGTGAATATATACGTGATGCCACTGTGATGGTGAAGATCCTGCGTTTTCCGGGCCATGCTAGCGAGAGTGTGAAAATTGAAATGTctttttatgtaaaataattcgtacacaaatattttggaaTATTTAGAAATTCACCAACCGACTTCGGATTTCTGTTTGTGTATAGTTTCGGCAGGATTTTGTTTTAGTCAAGTGGAGTTCATAAATTGAAATTTTCTTTCATTCTTTGCAGAGGTGATAATATGGTTTCAAAACCATTAAACTAatccaaaacaaactaaaattgTGAATTTGGATCCATCTGAAATCACATTtgaaaaatggatttggtttggtttctagtttcatatttctcataaaatatgtatttaataaagtttttcaattttaagattTGTGATTTCAcaaatggatttggtttggtttctagtttcatatttctcataaaatatgtatttaataaagtttttcaattttaagattTCTTACGCACACTGTTATGTTcaccacttttttttttctttttgctagtTACCATCACATATGCGCATGCCATGTTTCGAACTCATGACCTTACTTGGAAAAGCCAAGAGCTTGAACCACTATATCAACTCACACACTCAAACACACTATTGTTATATTTGCTATTCATTATATTGTCACTTGAGTGTGTTAATTTTCGTTCatataatacttatttttacTTATTAAACTAGTTACCTATAATTCAAACTAAAATCATAACCAcatttatcaatatatgatttgaaaataattttggtTCATTTATCCAAACTGAATCCATTTTATAAGAACCAAAATCACATTTTGTCATCTCTAACTCTTTGCATATGTTTATAGCTAAATTTTCCTAATCTTGATCTTAGATTCTTTTGAATcatagtgggtgtttgtttccggcttttaagccgggcttttggtttataagttagaagcatttatttgtaccgtttgtgtaaaaagtcaagaaacacttataaaaagctaggaatgctagtttttgttttagggcttctgcttattttccaaacactttaatcacttataaatcttaacttgcttctaacttctactccacttttttattttaaacaagaaacatttattttaagttcacccaaacgCCCCCATAGTTCCCGGCCGATGGTAACAAGAATAGAAGAGGCAGCGGGGTATATGAGCAAGGCACCGAGAGAAACAgaactataaaaaaaaagataaattcaTTAACAATGACAAAAATGGAAGTAAAGTGGTTTGGTAACATGCTGAACACTAGGCACCAAGAAAGTGATTAAAGCATAGGAGTACTCTACACTTGTACTTTTGCATGTTTAATAGGTCACATCGACTCCATCAATAATACTACTAGTAATACTACTACTAGTACTAGGCtcaaaatgaaattaaagtGTCCTAAAAGGTAAGAGCATCTCCGGCAGCTTCCTTATATGATGTCTTAAACTATTTTTATAAGGAATATGACAAAAATATAACTCCAACAGAGTCttagtggtgccttaaaaagttaggatgcaagtttcattcctcatttttaaggattgggGAGCCATTCCTCATactacttttaataataaaatattcccTTCCCTCCTTTTCTCACACTTtcccattcaataaaatgtaggAATCCCTTAAAAGAGGTATaggatattttgaatatattattattataataataaggaatgtaaaatagggaatattgttggagttcccattcaataaaatgtagaAATCCCTTAAAAGaggtatattttattatatatttaaggaaGCTGTTAGcactctgctggagatgctctaatcacATCTTGGTAGGCCTAACAGTGTCCTTGTCCTGTCTAGTTACTTGCAATAGTTGCTCAGAAAACTAAATTGttagaaatataaaatttttgtttaagtttttatgttttatagggtgttttagttttattgattaaatttaaGATAAGAGAACTTAAGTGTGAAGTTATTTTGCATGGAAGAGAATATTTTATGCATGACAAGAAGTATGTTCTtaagtaaatattaatatagttttatgtatttttaaaatatatttaaaatgtcaGGATCACAGACAGAGATGGTAATACATTTAAGGTAGCAGCAGCTGTTTATTAATTATGCGTCCATTCTGGATGGACTTATGGTGTCTCCACCACACAAGAGAACGTTCGAACATATTTAATGCAAGTATACAAGAGTAGACTCCTGGTCCAGAGGgacaaaatatgtaaagtaTTTTAAATGCCTCTTGGACAAGCTTTattttacaatttaaattaGGAGATATTGCAAAGTCTTCTGACACATATGCATCTCAAATACGTGTTGCGCTCTAAGAATTAGCTATTTTTTTGCATGCATATCTAACATGCCTGACTGGAGCTGTCTAGTGTTACTGCAGAAGCCGAAGTCAAATGGATCGCATGCTTGTCACTTACGAGTACAAAAGTTGGGCTAATAATAATAGGCCTCAAACTTATTTCAGGGCAAAATCAAAGTACttgtttagtttttttaatcttaTAGATATGGAGTACAATTGAAAGATCATTTTGTTTGTACCAATTAACACAACAGCCAGATAATATTACCAATCACTC
Protein-coding regions in this window:
- the LOC108208979 gene encoding B3 domain-containing protein Os07g0563300 isoform X2, whose product is MALCFNPMCKQPVTERSGRGWRCETGQFADLCPRCASAYEDGNFCEVFHLTASGWRCCECCGKQIHCGCVVSRHMFILLDAGGIKCMACVKKSSVLTPNPAWPPPLYYHGSSPDEVKDLLVKNWSSIVGSGPVPWREAPSWFNKNTSKVELNLKIPSQVEVLGGIDRLYAHKGAPNCSLDKNKKWESSGRITNGSPSGGALENVGNDVSGSKYEEQPTTNPNVTPQSNISILEPSTQTSHFCPGLNPEFIREITEKDKVSGINACVIPPPAINNFFPSSSGVESNSRAQTHNGNPRGGGEAQSQLPLSNGPRITNQELQAISGHPRTAVTFLFEKTLSASDAGRMSRLVLPKKCAEAYLPEISNPEGIPLMMKDMKGNEWMFHFRFWPNNNSRMYLLEGVTPCIQSMQLVAGDTVTFCRLEPEGTLVMGGRKSSTPPGNQSKESINTGNELSTHREVTTRASRPGESFSAPIHVEDNMISSSLLTTSQANSADPKNKWTEADNFKTAKNDVPGGEIFLSKKKNSTFGSNSKRLRMGNNQIIELEITLKEVQGLLRPPSDYAPQIVIIDGNEIAEFEEPPVIGRPTILATDCVGKFQWAQCEDCCKWRRIPSDILLPSRWTCYKNSWDPERSLCSVAQELIPEELEDLLITAKKQKFKKQDEPDSVDALEGLNELANLAIHEKGGILPLSRTTSKHPRHRPGCTCIVCIQSPGGKGPKHRQTCTCNACVTIKRRFQTIMSKHEMKQTEDKRQKLQQPEDILRCSDNGNCSSSHDAVTNDGSGHDSYKMKYFESPFKRQIDLNVQPEGEEDLSPFSNSGSMMRLLQNATGRFL
- the LOC108208979 gene encoding B3 domain-containing protein Os07g0563300 isoform X3, encoding MALCFNPMCKQPVTERSGRGWRCETGQFADLCPRCASAYEDGNFCEVFHLTASGWRCCECCGKQIHCGCVVSRHMFILLDAGGIKCMACVKKSSVLTPNPAWPPPLYYHGSSPDEVKDLLVKNWSSIVGSGPVPWREAPSWFNKNTSKVELNLKIPSQVEVLGGIDRLYAHKGAPNCSLDKNKKWESSGRITNGSPSGGALENVGNDVSGSKYEEQPTTNPNVTPQSNISILEPSTQTSHFCPGLNPEFIREITEKDKVSGINACVIPPPAINNFFPSSSGVESNSRAQTHNGNPRGGGEAQSQLPLSNGPRITNQELQAISGQTAVTFLFEKTLSASDAGRMSRLVLPKKCAEAYLPEISNPEGIPLMMKDMKGNEWMFHFRFWPNNNSRMYLLEGVTPCIQSMQLVAGDTVTFCRLEPEGTLVMGGRKSSTPPGNQSKESINTGNELSTHREVTTRASRPGESFSAPIHVEDNMISSSLLTTSQANSADPKNKWTEADNFKTAKNDVPGGEIFLSKKKNSTFGSNSKRLRMGNNQIIELEITLKEVQGLLRPPSDYAPQIVIIDGNEIAEFEEPPVIGRPTILATDCVGRKFQWAQCEDCCKWRRIPSDILLPSRWTCYKNSWDPERSLCSVAQELIPEELEDLLITAKKQKFKKQDEPDSVDALEGLNELANLAIHEKGGILPLSRTTSKHPRHRPGCTCIVCIQSPGGKGPKHRQTCTCNACVTIKRRFQTIMSKHEMKQTEDKRQKLQQPEDILRCSDNGNCSSSHDAVTNDGSGHDSYKMKYFESPFKRQIDLNVQPEGEEDLSPFSNSGSMMRLLQNATGRFL
- the LOC108208979 gene encoding B3 domain-containing protein Os07g0563300 isoform X1 — translated: MALCFNPMCKQPVTERSGRGWRCETGQFADLCPRCASAYEDGNFCEVFHLTASGWRCCECCGKQIHCGCVVSRHMFILLDAGGIKCMACVKKSSVLTPNPAWPPPLYYHGSSPDEVKDLLVKNWSSIVGSGPVPWREAPSWFNKNTSKVELNLKIPSQVEVLGGIDRLYAHKGAPNCSLDKNKKWESSGRITNGSPSGGALENVGNDVSGSKYEEQPTTNPNVTPQSNISILEPSTQTSHFCPGLNPEFIREITEKDKVSGINACVIPPPAINNFFPSSSGVESNSRAQTHNGNPRGGGEAQSQLPLSNGPRITNQELQAISGHPRTAVTFLFEKTLSASDAGRMSRLVLPKKCAEAYLPEISNPEGIPLMMKDMKGNEWMFHFRFWPNNNSRMYLLEGVTPCIQSMQLVAGDTVTFCRLEPEGTLVMGGRKSSTPPGNQSKESINTGNELSTHREVTTRASRPGESFSAPIHVEDNMISSSLLTTSQANSADPKNKWTEADNFKTAKNDVPGGEIFLSKKKNSTFGSNSKRLRMGNNQIIELEITLKEVQGLLRPPSDYAPQIVIIDGNEIAEFEEPPVIGRPTILATDCVGRKFQWAQCEDCCKWRRIPSDILLPSRWTCYKNSWDPERSLCSVAQELIPEELEDLLITAKKQKFKKQDEPDSVDALEGLNELANLAIHEKGGILPLSRTTSKHPRHRPGCTCIVCIQSPGGKGPKHRQTCTCNACVTIKRRFQTIMSKHEMKQTEDKRQKLQQPEDILRCSDNGNCSSSHDAVTNDGSGHDSYKMKYFESPFKRQIDLNVQPEGEEDLSPFSNSGSMMRLLQNATGRFL